From the genome of uncultured Methanobacterium sp.:
TGGATCAAGTGATGTGGTAGTTATTTCCCTGGGTGGAATAACTGACATTGAAACCATACGCAGTGGTGGAGACGATATAGACTCCAACATAGTTGCAAAAGTGAAAGAAATCTTCAATGTAGAAATCGGTATCCATGAAGCTGAAAAAGCTAAAATAGAAGTGGGAATGGTTCACTCCGAAAATGATGGAGAACACGGTAAAACCGTGGTTATTGGTAAATCCATGGCAACCAACAAACCAGAAAAAGTGGAAATAGATTCCAATCTTGTGGCAGATGCTGCTGAACCAATCATCACTAAACTGGTTGAGGCCCTGGCAAAAGTCTTAGAAAGAATGTCACCCGAACTCATTTCCGGTGTTTACAACAAAACCGTGGTAGTAGGTGGAACTTCCCAGCTTAAAGGACTCAAAGAACGTATTTATGAAGAAGTGGGTGTTCCCGTGGAGATTTCAGATGATCCAATGACTGTGGTTGCCAAAGGAACCGCAATTGTGGCTGCTGAACCACGTGCACTGGAACCAGAAGTACGTCTTAAAGCCATGAAATAAATATTAAAAAAATATTTGTGATTTAATCGGGATTTTATCCTTTAAAACAAGATTCGTTTAAATAACATTTCTTGAAAAGGGTAACATCATCCCCCTTTAAAATCACGACCTATTTTAGGATACCTAATTTTGGATTGATATCTAATTTTAGGACCTAATTTGGATTGATACCTAATTTTAAATAATTAACACTGAAATCCATGAAAATACTAGGAATAGATGAAGCAGGCCGAGGATCTGTTATAG
Proteins encoded in this window:
- a CDS encoding rod shape-determining protein; translation: MFGFGKKDEVEDDKKQALSNTLGIDLGTLNTVVARPSGDKFDLFKIPSVVAVKKEDPGYVLAVGEEAKAMLGRTPEDIIAVRPLRQGVIESIAQAESLLLYSMDLGSGEDTASIDRIVVGIPGDASEVEKKAVEDIGKKAGANYVLVISEGLAAAIGAGLPIAEASGTMVIDIGAGSSDVVVISLGGITDIETIRSGGDDIDSNIVAKVKEIFNVEIGIHEAEKAKIEVGMVHSENDGEHGKTVVIGKSMATNKPEKVEIDSNLVADAAEPIITKLVEALAKVLERMSPELISGVYNKTVVVGGTSQLKGLKERIYEEVGVPVEISDDPMTVVAKGTAIVAAEPRALEPEVRLKAMK